Proteins from a single region of Paenibacillus rhizovicinus:
- a CDS encoding aldo/keto reductase codes for MEYVKLGNTGLDVSRLCLGCMSFGDVSRWTHPWILDEEHSRPIIRRALDHGINFFDTANVYSTGASEEIVGRALKDYANRDEVVIATKVHFRMQDGPNGAGLSRKAILSEIDKSLKRLGTDYVDLYQIHRWDYDTPIEETMEALHDVVKAGKARYIGASAMFAWQFLKALHVADLHGWTRFISMQNHYNLQYREEEREMLPLCKEEKIGVIPYSPLASGRLLRDPVESTARSETDQAQKWKYDAMMTADRPIAERVASIAALHGVPRVQVALAWMLQKEIVTSPIIGVTGLSQLEEAVPALSVKLTTEEIASLEEPYVPHPVVGAIKARS; via the coding sequence ATGGAGTACGTGAAATTGGGGAATACCGGCTTGGACGTATCCAGGCTTTGTCTTGGCTGTATGAGCTTCGGCGATGTAAGCCGATGGACGCATCCATGGATTCTAGACGAGGAACACAGCCGTCCGATCATCAGGAGGGCCCTTGATCATGGCATCAATTTTTTCGATACGGCAAATGTGTATTCGACTGGTGCGAGTGAGGAAATCGTAGGCCGGGCTTTAAAGGACTACGCGAATCGGGATGAGGTTGTCATTGCAACAAAGGTTCATTTCCGCATGCAAGATGGACCTAACGGCGCAGGCCTATCTCGTAAGGCCATCTTAAGCGAAATTGATAAAAGCCTGAAGCGACTTGGAACCGACTATGTGGATCTGTACCAAATTCACCGCTGGGACTATGACACGCCCATCGAAGAAACGATGGAAGCTTTGCATGATGTCGTTAAGGCAGGGAAAGCAAGATACATAGGCGCTTCCGCGATGTTCGCTTGGCAGTTCCTCAAAGCTCTGCATGTTGCAGATCTACATGGCTGGACCCGGTTCATCTCGATGCAAAACCATTATAACCTTCAGTACCGCGAAGAAGAACGGGAGATGCTCCCGCTTTGCAAAGAAGAGAAGATCGGTGTGATTCCTTACAGCCCGCTGGCATCCGGAAGATTATTACGCGACCCAGTAGAAAGTACTGCCCGATCCGAAACCGATCAGGCGCAGAAATGGAAGTATGATGCGATGATGACGGCCGATCGGCCGATCGCGGAACGTGTTGCGTCCATCGCTGCTCTGCACGGTGTTCCTCGCGTTCAGGTCGCGCTCGCTTGGATGTTGCAGAAGGAGATCGTTACATCACCGATCATCGGCGTGACGGGTTTGTCTCAGCTTGAAGAAGCGGTACCAGCACTATCCGTCAAGCTGACTACGGAAGAAATCGCATCACTTGAAGAACCTTATGTGCCACATCCTGTCGTGGGTGCTATAAAAGCACGTTCATGA
- a CDS encoding MerR family transcriptional regulator produces the protein MTIAEVSERFGLSQDTLRYYERIGLIPPVNRNRSGNREYTEEDLKWVDFIKCMRQSAGLPVEALIEYVALFQQGDDTLVTRKELLIEQRDRLAVKVEEMTNTFIRLNDKIARYEQTIVLKEKTLHKND, from the coding sequence ATGACGATTGCGGAAGTAAGTGAGAGATTTGGGTTATCCCAAGATACGCTTCGTTATTATGAACGCATCGGATTAATTCCGCCCGTTAACCGAAACAGAAGCGGCAACCGGGAGTATACCGAGGAGGATCTCAAATGGGTTGATTTCATTAAGTGTATGAGGCAGAGTGCAGGGCTTCCAGTCGAAGCATTGATCGAGTATGTGGCACTTTTTCAACAGGGAGACGATACGCTCGTCACCCGCAAAGAACTACTTATCGAGCAGCGTGACCGGCTTGCGGTCAAAGTCGAAGAAATGACAAACACCTTCATACGTCTCAATGATAAAATTGCTCGCTATGAACAAACGATTGTGTTGAAAGAAAAAACATTACACAAGAATGATTAA